From a region of the Kaistia sp. 32K genome:
- a CDS encoding DUF2065 domain-containing protein — MTDFVTALGLVLVIEGVFYAVAPTVAKTLMRQGIAASDSMLRGCGLIVLAIGVAVVWLARS; from the coding sequence GTGACGGACTTCGTCACCGCGCTGGGACTCGTCCTCGTCATCGAGGGCGTGTTCTACGCGGTGGCGCCCACGGTTGCGAAAACCCTGATGCGGCAAGGAATTGCCGCATCAGATTCCATGCTGCGAGGATGCGGGCTGATTGTGCTCGCGATCGGCGTTGCGGTGGTTTGGCTGGCGCGCTCCTGA
- a CDS encoding GNAT family N-acetyltransferase, translated as MALTLRPARPGDAPLVLEFIQSLAEYERLAHEVETDAAALDVALFGPAPRVFCSIAEWEGEPAGFALWFYTFSTFQGRHGIYLEDLFVKPDYRGYGIGKALLASLAERCVAEGLGRYEWSVLDWNAPSIAFYEAQGARRLVEWQRCRVEGDALIRLGRTIPAAGRVGEAAL; from the coding sequence ATGGCCCTGACCCTTCGCCCCGCCCGTCCGGGCGACGCGCCGCTGGTGCTCGAATTCATCCAGTCGCTGGCCGAATACGAGCGGCTGGCACATGAGGTCGAGACGGACGCCGCGGCGCTGGACGTCGCCCTGTTCGGGCCGGCGCCGCGCGTGTTCTGCTCGATCGCCGAATGGGAGGGCGAGCCGGCCGGCTTCGCGCTCTGGTTCTACACCTTCTCGACCTTCCAGGGCCGCCACGGCATCTATCTCGAGGATCTGTTCGTGAAGCCCGACTACCGGGGCTACGGCATCGGCAAGGCGCTTCTCGCGAGCCTGGCGGAGCGTTGCGTCGCCGAGGGGCTCGGGCGCTACGAATGGTCGGTGCTCGACTGGAACGCGCCGTCGATCGCCTTCTACGAGGCGCAGGGCGCTCGCCGTCTGGTCGAATGGCAGCGTTGCCGGGTCGAGGGCGACGCGCTGATTCGTCTCGGGCGAACGATTCCGGCGGCAGGGAGGGTTGGCGAAGCGGCCTTGTGA
- a CDS encoding dihydrofolate reductase: MTARLSIIAAVAENGVIGRDGDMPWKLSTDLKRFKAITTGKPVLMGRKTFVSIGRPLPNRLNIVVTRDPAFAADGVTVVPELDAALAAAGAAEELMVIGGGEIYRAFFDRADRLYITHVAATPEGDTLFPPIDPGIWGTVSSEAVPAGAADTAATRFVIYERRKTAV; this comes from the coding sequence ATGACGGCGCGGCTTTCGATCATCGCCGCGGTGGCCGAGAACGGCGTCATCGGCCGCGACGGCGACATGCCGTGGAAGCTCTCGACCGATCTCAAGCGCTTCAAGGCGATCACCACCGGCAAGCCGGTGCTGATGGGCCGCAAGACCTTCGTCTCGATCGGCCGGCCGCTGCCGAACCGCCTCAACATCGTCGTCACTCGCGATCCGGCCTTCGCGGCCGACGGCGTGACCGTCGTTCCCGAGCTCGACGCGGCGCTCGCGGCGGCGGGCGCGGCGGAGGAATTGATGGTGATCGGTGGCGGCGAGATCTATCGCGCCTTCTTCGACCGGGCCGACCGGCTCTACATCACCCATGTGGCGGCGACGCCGGAAGGCGATACGCTGTTCCCGCCGATCGATCCGGGGATCTGGGGGACGGTTTCCTCGGAGGCGGTTCCCGCGGGTGCCGCCGACACAGCGGCGACGCGATTTGTTATCTATGAGCGCCGAAAAACGGCCGTGTGA
- a CDS encoding TIGR00645 family protein translates to MKSFETSIEKLIMSARWLLVIFYGGLGAALVLYAASFLAKFWKVAMNVFVYDESDMILAMLGLIDAALVASLVVMVMISSYENYVSRFDNASHDLSWLGKLDSGSLKIKVASSIVAISSIHLLQVFLNANEYSNDKIMWSTILHMTFVLSALLLATVDRISAGGKAKDEPAKKAKDVASPKGAALPQPE, encoded by the coding sequence TTGAAATCCTTCGAGACCTCGATCGAAAAGCTCATCATGTCGGCCCGCTGGCTGCTGGTGATTTTCTATGGCGGCCTGGGCGCCGCGCTGGTGCTCTACGCAGCCTCCTTCCTGGCGAAGTTCTGGAAAGTCGCCATGAACGTGTTCGTCTATGACGAGTCCGACATGATCCTCGCCATGCTCGGCCTGATCGACGCCGCGCTGGTCGCGAGCCTCGTCGTCATGGTGATGATCTCGTCCTACGAGAACTATGTCAGCCGCTTCGACAATGCCTCCCATGACCTCTCCTGGCTGGGCAAGCTCGATTCCGGCAGCCTGAAGATCAAGGTGGCCTCCTCGATCGTCGCGATCTCGTCGATCCACCTGCTGCAGGTGTTCCTGAACGCCAACGAGTACAGCAACGACAAGATCATGTGGTCGACGATCCTGCACATGACCTTCGTCCTCTCCGCGCTGCTGCTCGCAACCGTCGACCGCATCTCGGCCGGCGGCAAGGCGAAGGACGAGCCCGCCAAGAAGGCCAAGGACGTCGCGTCACCCAAGGGAGCGGCGCTGCCGCAGCCGGAATGA
- the hflK gene encoding FtsH protease activity modulator HflK encodes MPWSNQTGGGWKGSNNGGPWGQGPRGNGPNPPDLEELLRRSQDKLKQVLPGGSGGGFNPVLFIAILAVVVAFLGYNFFTFRVEPDEQGVVLRFGQYQRSAPPGLNFRLPYPIEAVYTPQVTRVNRTTVGTVQDDRNTGSNGRDVPQESLMLTGDENIVDVDFSVFWVINDASKYLFNVQNPEGTVKATAESAMREIIGRSDIQRVLTEERLGIQTAVQELMQNKLDQYGAGIQITQVQLLNVGPPSEVIDAFRDVQAAEQDQDRVQNEAQTYANRVIPGARGQASQIEEAANAYRDQIVAEAKGQADRFTKVYESYKEAPAVTRERIYLDTLSGVFADMDKIIVDEKGGGVVPYMPLPALQGAPAAAKQGGSQ; translated from the coding sequence ATGCCCTGGAGCAACCAGACGGGCGGCGGATGGAAAGGCAGCAACAACGGCGGACCTTGGGGTCAGGGCCCGCGCGGCAATGGTCCCAATCCGCCGGATCTTGAGGAACTCCTTCGTCGCAGCCAGGACAAGCTCAAACAGGTTCTGCCTGGCGGCTCCGGCGGCGGCTTCAACCCTGTCTTGTTCATCGCCATACTGGCGGTGGTCGTGGCGTTCCTGGGCTATAATTTCTTCACGTTCCGCGTCGAGCCCGACGAGCAGGGGGTCGTGCTCCGCTTCGGCCAGTATCAGCGCAGCGCTCCGCCGGGCCTGAATTTCCGCCTGCCTTACCCGATCGAGGCCGTCTACACGCCGCAGGTCACGCGCGTGAACCGGACGACGGTCGGCACGGTCCAGGATGACCGGAACACCGGTTCGAACGGCCGCGACGTGCCGCAGGAGAGCCTGATGCTGACGGGCGACGAGAACATCGTCGACGTCGATTTCTCGGTCTTCTGGGTCATCAACGACGCCAGCAAGTACCTGTTCAACGTGCAGAATCCCGAAGGCACGGTGAAGGCGACGGCCGAAAGCGCCATGCGCGAGATCATCGGTCGTTCGGACATCCAGCGCGTGCTGACGGAAGAGCGCCTGGGCATCCAGACCGCCGTGCAGGAACTGATGCAGAACAAGCTCGACCAGTATGGCGCCGGCATCCAGATCACGCAGGTCCAGCTCTTGAACGTCGGCCCGCCGTCCGAGGTCATCGACGCGTTCCGCGACGTGCAGGCCGCCGAGCAGGACCAGGACCGCGTCCAGAACGAGGCCCAGACCTACGCCAACCGGGTCATCCCCGGCGCGCGCGGTCAGGCGTCGCAGATCGAGGAAGCGGCCAACGCCTATCGCGACCAGATCGTCGCCGAGGCGAAGGGTCAGGCCGATCGTTTCACGAAGGTCTACGAATCGTACAAGGAAGCGCCTGCCGTCACCCGTGAGCGCATCTATCTCGATACGCTTTCCGGTGTCTTCGCCGACATGGACAAGATCATCGTCGACGAAAAGGGAGGTGGAGTGGTGCCGTATATGCCGTTGCCTGCCTTGCAGGGCGCGCCCGCAGCCGCCAAGCAGGGAGGCTCGCAGTGA
- the hflC gene encoding protease modulator HflC has product MGRIFGGLGLVIVIIVAIVAYSGLFIVNQTQQALVLRFGNPVRVATEPGIYAKIPLIDNVVMLDKRLLDIDSPPIEVIARDRKRLVMDAFGRYKIVDPLLFYQAAGSVQVAESRLAVILNSAIRGAAGQMDFSSIVREGRARLMQQITEQVQREGKRLGVDVVDVRIRRADLPPENSQAVYQRMQTERQREATEIRAQGEQAARTIRAQADRQATVIVAEANQRADEIKGDGDAQRNRIFATAFEQDPDFFSFYRSMQAYQDGMKSDTTRMVISPSSPFFRYLTDPSGNALAVPERATPGTPAPPKAATPAPPKAVTPAPAATEPAPAATP; this is encoded by the coding sequence ATGGGTCGCATTTTCGGCGGGCTCGGCCTCGTCATCGTCATCATCGTCGCCATCGTTGCCTATTCGGGCCTGTTCATCGTCAACCAGACCCAGCAGGCGCTGGTTCTGCGCTTCGGTAATCCGGTCCGCGTCGCGACGGAGCCCGGCATCTACGCCAAGATCCCGCTGATCGATAATGTCGTGATGCTGGACAAGCGGCTGCTCGACATCGACTCGCCGCCGATCGAGGTCATTGCGCGCGATCGCAAGCGCCTCGTGATGGATGCGTTCGGACGCTACAAGATCGTCGATCCGCTGCTGTTCTATCAGGCTGCCGGTTCGGTCCAGGTTGCGGAATCCCGGCTCGCCGTGATCCTCAATTCGGCGATCCGCGGCGCCGCCGGCCAGATGGATTTCAGCAGCATCGTCCGCGAGGGCCGTGCCCGGCTGATGCAGCAGATCACCGAGCAGGTGCAGCGTGAAGGCAAGCGCCTCGGCGTCGACGTCGTCGACGTCCGCATTCGCCGCGCCGATCTGCCGCCGGAGAACAGCCAGGCCGTCTACCAGCGCATGCAGACGGAGCGTCAGCGCGAAGCGACTGAAATCCGTGCGCAGGGCGAGCAGGCGGCCCGGACGATCCGCGCGCAGGCCGACAGGCAGGCGACGGTCATCGTGGCTGAGGCCAACCAGCGCGCCGACGAGATCAAGGGTGACGGCGACGCGCAGCGTAACCGCATCTTTGCGACGGCGTTCGAGCAGGATCCTGATTTCTTCTCGTTCTATCGCTCGATGCAGGCCTATCAGGACGGCATGAAGAGCGACACGACGCGCATGGTGATCTCGCCGTCGTCGCCGTTCTTCCGCTACCTGACCGACCCGAGCGGCAACGCGCTGGCGGTTCCGGAGCGGGCGACGCCCGGCACGCCGGCCCCGCCGAAGGCCGCGACGCCGGCTCCGCCGAAGGCCGTGACGCCGGCCCCGGCGGCAACTGAACCGGCGCCCGCCGCGACGCCGTGA